GCCTGACCAGGGGCCATCGCGCCGCACGGGCGCGCAGCGGGTCAGGCCGTCGTTGTAAGCGCGGATGACTGCGCTGGCGTTGGTCGTCGTGTCGTCTGCGCTCCGGCCCTGTAACTCGGGCATCATAGATAGCACCATGACTGTTCGAGTTGGACCGGCGACACGTATCTCCTGACACCGTTCGCCAGGACGGAGGTAGACGTGACCGCCGATGAGGTCTCGGTCAACTTGGGGGATGCGACTCCCCGACGCCTGCTGGTGGATTGGGCGAACGGGCAGGACGCGTGGGTGCGTCAGCTCACCGCCGAAACGATCCTGTCCCGGCAGGCCCCGAGTGACGCCCTGCTGGACGCCGCGTACGCCACATTTCTCGCCGAGAAGGGTCTCGGTGACGGTGACGCTCCCGAAATCCCGAAGCTCGAGCTGGCCGCGGCAGATGCAGCGGAGGAGGACACGCTCGAACTGGTCAGTCTGGCTAACATCGAAGGTGTCAATGCGCTCGCCGCGGACCAGGAACTCGGTTTTGATTCGGAGCTGACGGTTCTGTTCGGACAGAACGGATCAGGGAAGACCGGATACGCGCGAATCCTGAAGCGGATATCGGCTGTGCGTACGGCCGAGGACATCCTGCCGAACGCACACGCGGTGCATCTCGACACCCCGCCGTCTCCCAGCGCAGACATCGCCTATCGCCTGTCCGGCACGGAGTCGTCGGTGCGATGGCGCGACGAAGCCGGCCTTGCACCGTTCACTCGCATCAGTGTGTTCGACGCCAGTGCGGTGTCCCTGCACGTCGACAGCGACCTGGGCTATGTCTACACACCCGCCGAACTCGCGCTGTTTGCTCACGTCGCTACGGGCATACAAGGAGTGCAGCAGCGGATTGCAGCAGAGGTGAGCACCTTGGCGCCAGGGAGCAACCCGTTGCTCTCACGGTTCACACGCGGCACGAAGGTGTACCCCGTGATCGAGACGCTCGGCGCCACCACCGAACTCGCGGAACTCGATGCGCTCGCAACGCTGCCCAAAGACGCGGAGTCCGATCGCGAACGACTGGAAAGCGAGGTCGCCGCGCTGCGTTCGAACTCTCTCGACGCGATTCTCTCTAGTTCGCAGGAAGCGGAGCGGCAACTCACACGCTTGCTCGGCGTCCTCAACGTCGCGCAGAACTTCGACGCGGCCGCATATGAGACCGCACGATCCAAGCTCGAACAGGCCGAGCAGCGGAGAGCAGAGGCACGGGAACAGCTCTTCAGCCAGGACGAACTGCCAGGACCGGCGGATGAGGAGTGGCAAGAGTTCATCGTTGCCGGCGAGTCGTATCGACAGCACCTCGGCCGCGAGCACTACCCGGCCACCGGCGACTCCTGCTTGTACTGCATGCAGGAACTCAGCCCGACGGCTCTGAACCTTCTCACTCGCTACCGCACGTTCCTGGACGAGACGCTCATCCGTCAGGTGCAAGATGCGAACGCCGCCCTGGCGGCTTCAAAGTTCGCCGTCAACGAAGCAGAACTGGCTCGCGCGATCGAGTTCGCCTCGGAACAAAAGGACTGTGAGAAACCTCCTGCATGGGCAAGCCAAGCGTGTGAGGTTCTCGGGGCAATACGGGCCATCGCGGAGGAGACCGCTGACGGACAGCCTGTCGCTCCGAGCTCGCTCCGCGAGGACGCACGTGCCCTTGCTACCGCCGTGTCAACAGAACTGGAAAGCACCAGTGCTGCCGTCCGACAGATGGCAGACGACAAGGCCAATGCTGCTACCGCGCTCGCCGAGAAGCAGAAAGCCGTCGCGGAGCTGATCGCGCGCATCGAGCTGAACCGGAACCTAGCCGGTGCCCGCGAGTATGTGCGACGCGCGCGACGAGCTCAGCAACTCGAGAAGCTCTCTCGTGTCATATCGAACGGTGCATCGAAGCAGCTCACGGTGCAGTCGAAACTCGCGAGCGAGGATCTCGTGAACAAGAACTTCGAGACGCTCTTCGCCGAGGAGTGCGCCCGCTTGCGTGCGCCACAGGTCGCGCTCCGATTCCAAGGCAGGAGCGGACAGGCTCAACGTAAGAAGGCCGTCGCCTCCTACAAGCCGTCCGCTGTGCTCTCAGAAGGAGAGCAGAAGGTCTTGGCGCTGGCGGACTTCCTCGCCGAAAGCCGGATGCGTGGAACGAAGGCGCCGCTGATTTTCGACGACCCGGTGACGAGCCTTGACTACCGTCGGCTCGATGAGGTCGCGGCCCGTATCCAGAACCTCGCCGAGACGCACCAGGTCGTTGTCTTGACTCACAACATCATGTTCGCGTCGGCGCTGATCGCGGCTCGGCAGAACAAGAAACTACGAACACGCATCTACGAGGTCCGCGATGGCGGGGCGGCCAAGGGAATCCTGGCGCCGGACGTCGAGCCGAGGTTGGACACGCCCGCGGACCTCGCGAAACGGATCAACGCGAAACTGCAAGAGATGCCCAGTGCCGAACCCGTAGTTCAAGATGCGCTCATCAAGGAGACATACGACCTGATCCGTGCCTGGTGCGAAGCGTTCGTAGAGCAGGAGCTGCTGCAAAACGTCACGCAGCGCTATCGCAAGAACATCATGATGACGCGCCTGTCCAAGATCGACAGTTCCCGACTCGATGACGCGATCGCGGTTATCGAGCCTCTCTTCGACCGCGCGTGCGAGCGGATGACCGGGCACTCTCACGCGGCCGAGTACATGAGCACCAAACCGACCGTCGGAGATGTCCAGGAAGACTGGGAGAGAGCCAAGGCAGCGCGGTCTGCCTACATCGCATCCTGAACGATGAGGGCGTTCCAGGAATGCGGCTTTGCCAGGTTCGGAATCCTTCACGACTGCCGAGAACGGAGGGCCCCCAAGGGTCGCAGCGGTGGGGCTAGAGGCTTCGGGGCGGTCTTCGCATGGGATGGCTGACGCTAGGGTCGCGTGAGAATGTTTGCGAATTTTCATCCGCAGAACCGAAGAGTGCGGAGATGTCTGCAGCGTCCGTCACGAGGGACGCGACGCCTTGGCGCAACAGCCGGTGCGTCCCGGCACTGGACACACTGGTTACCGGACCGGGCACGGCGCCGACCGGGCGGCCGAGCTGCGCAGCGCGGGCGGCGACGTTGAGGGAGCTGGAGCGATAGCCGGCCTCCACGACGACGGTTGCACCGGAGAGGGCACCGAGGATGCGATTGCGGGCGAGGAACCGCCACTTGGTCGGCGCGGAGCCGGGCGGCATCTCACTGGCGAGCAGGCCGAGGTCTCCGACTCGTGCCAGCAGCTCACGATTGCCGGATGGGTAGAGGCGATCCAAGCCGCCGACCATGACAGCGAGGGTCTGCCCGCCTGTGGCGAGTGCGGCTCGGTGTGCGGCGTCGATGCCGTAGGCGCCGCCGGCCACGATGATCCGCTCAGCATGGGTCAGATTGGAGGCGAGTTCGCCCGTGTGATTTTGTCGATGAGTTCCGACAGCGACTATCGGTGAATTTCGACAGCACTCGACCACGAGAGTCTTTGGATGTTGATGAGTCTCGACAGCACCCGGCATGGGGAGGGTTCCCGCGACGATGCGGGGAGCTTCTGGTGAAGGATTCTCGGGTTGGTCTGTTCGCGGCTATCCGGCGTGACGCGCGGGACGGCCTGTCGAAGCGCGCCCTGCAACGCAAGCATGGTGTCGGATTCCGGACGGTCGCTGCGGCGTTGGACTCTGCCTGGCCCGCTCAGGGACGGGACCTGCCGCCACGAGCATCACGGTTGGACCCGTTCAAGGATGTGATCGATGGCTGGCTGCGGGACGATCTGTCCGCGCCGCGGAAACAGCGGCATACGGTCGTGCGAATCCATCAACGCCTGTTGGATGAGCACAGTGCGTTGGATGTGTCGTACGGGATGGTGCGTGCGTACGTCGCCCGCCGTACGCGCGAGATCCATGCCGAGGCTGGTCGCGTAGCGGGGGACGTGTTCATTCCGCAGTCGCATCTTCCTGGGCAGGATGCGGAGGTCGACTTCGGGGACGTGATGATTCGGCTGAGAGGTGAGGCGGTGACGTGCACGGTGTTCTGCCTGCGCTTGTCGTACTCAGGCAAGGCCGTGCACCGGGTGTCGGCGACCGCCGGTCAGGAGGCGTTCTTCGAGGGTCACACGCACGCCTTCGACGTCCTCGGCGGCGTGCCAGCCGGCAAGATCCGTTACGACAATCTCAAGCCGCTGTCGCGAGCGTGGTCGGTTTCAGCCGGCAACGGGTAGAGACCGACCGGTGGGTCGCGTTCCGCTCGCACTACGGCATCGACGCCTTCTACTGTCAGCCGGGCATCACCGGAGCGCACGAGAAGGGCGGGGTGGAGGGGGAAATCGGTAGGTTCCGCCGCAACCGGTTCGTGCCGGTCCCCGAAGTCGAGTCCCTCGCGGAGCTGAACGATCTGATCGATCAATGGGATGCCGAGGACGAGCAACGGCGGATCGCGCAACGAATCCGCACCGTGGGTGAGCACTTCGCGCTGGAGCGGCCGCTGTTGCAGCCGTTGCCGATCGATATCTTCGAGACGGGGCGGTGGTTCACGCCGTGGGTGGACAGGTACAGCCAGATCACGGTCCGTATGAACCGGTACTCGGTGCCCGCACGCCTCGTCGGACGCCAGGTGCGCGTGCTTCTGCATGCGTCCGAGCTGCAGGTCTTCGACGGACGGACAGAGGCCTGCCGTCACGAGAGGTTGATGACCAAAGGCGGCGTCCGGGTCGACCTCGACCACTACCTCGAGGTCCTTGACCGCAAGCCCGGCGCGCTCCCGGGCTCCACCGCGCTCGAGCAGGCCCGCGCGTCAGGAACGTTCACGTCCGTCCACGATGCCTGGTGGGTTGCGGCCCGCAAAGCGCACGGCGATGCGGCAGGGACGCGGGCACTGATCGAGGTGCTCCTCCTGCACAGGCATCTGCCGCGGGATCTCGTGATCGCCGGTCTTGCCGCGGCCCTGGGGGCGGGCGCGTTCACCGCTGATGCGGTCGCGTTGGAAGCGCGAAGGATCGCTGACGCGAGCGACGTGTCCCTTCCGACCGTGACCCGAATCGACGATGGCAACGCTGTCGTGCCTCAGGAGGCCGGCGGGGGCGAGTGAGGCCGGTGGCGTCGTTGACAGAACGGCGTCTGCGGGCGTCGCAGTTGCCGGCGGACACGAGGCCGTTGCCGACGGTCGATCAGTACGACGCTCTGCTGCCCAGCAGGCGCAACCACCGCTGACACACGCAAGGGAGCCGAACGATGCCGACCAAGCCCGCCCCGAACCTGGCGCTGCCCAGACGTCGCGGCCTGACCGAAGAAGCCGCCCGCACCGCGGTCGACCAGGCCTGCCGGATGCTCCGGCTGCCGACCGTGCGCGCCCAGTTCCCGGACACCGCCGACCAGGCCGCCGCGCAGCAGATGTCGTACAGCGGGTTCCTCGCCGAACTTCTCATCGCGGAGTGCGATGACCGCGCCCGGCGGCGTTCCGAACGCCGTATTCGCGCCGCGCAGTTCCCGAGGGAGAAGTCGCTGCGCACGTTCGATTTCGACGCGAACCCGAACATCGACCCTGCCCTGATCCACACCCTCGCGAAATGCGACTGGGTCGCGAAAGGCCAGCCTGTCTGCCTCATCGGCGACTCCGGCACCGGGAAGTCGCACCTGCTGATCGCGCTCGGCACCGAGGCCGCGATGGCCGGGTACCGGGTCAAGTACACCCTCGCTACGAAGCTCGCGAACGAGCTCGTCGAAGCGCCCGATGAACTCGTGCTGTCCAAGACGATCGCCCGCTACGGGCGCGTCGACCTGCTCTGCATCGATGAACTCGGCTACATGCAACTCGACCGCCGCGGTGCAGAGCTCCTCTTCCAGGTCCTCACCGAACGTGAAGAGAAGAACAGCGTCGCCATCGCCTCCAACGAATCCTTCGCCGGCTGGACCAAAACCTTCACCGACCCCAGGCTCTGCGCCGCGATCGTCGACCGGCTCACCTTCGGAGCCGCGATCATCGAAACCGGCACTGACTCCTACCGCCTCGCCCATGCCCGTCAAGCCCTGGGGCGTTAGCACCAAGGCGACGACAGACGGGTCAGGCTCTTTTCACGAGGCTCGATTTCAGCAGCATGGCACCGAATCCGTCGACTTTGCAGTCGATGTCGTGTCCATTCACCGGATCGATGAGGCGGATGTTGCGGACCTTCGTTCCGGCTTTGATGCCGTGGGGGAGCCTTTGACCTTGATGGAGGCCGTGACCACGACGGTGTCGCCGTCAGCGAGCACGTTGCCGACCGCGTCTTTCACGACGGGGCCAGCCAAGACGGTCTCGTCGTTCGAGGGCGCGGACGCTGACCATTCGAATCCGCACAGCGGGCACACGTAGAGCGTGCTCATTTCGTAGGTGTGCTCGCCGGCGCAGGAGGGGCAGGGAGGAAGGACATCGGCCATGCTCTCCACGATACCGCGGCATGATGAACTCATCACACCATGGGTGGCGGGTTCAGTCGAGGATGTCGCGGGGGAGCCAGCCTTCGCGTCCGTCTGGTGTGCGGCACCAGGATTGGCCGACGTGCGGATCGTCGACGATGACGGTGACGCGGTCCCCGGTGGTGGCGTCGAGTTCGGTGGTGTCGTACGCGAAGCGGATGACGGCCGTGGGGCGGTCGGTCGTGAGGTGACGGGTGGGGACCCAGCCGTGCCCGTCCGCGGTGAGGACGAATTCGAACCCGGGGCGTGGGTGATCGGCGGAGCCGACGTGGACGTGGTCCCCCCGGCGGAGCTGGAGGGGGCTACCTGTCGGCGACTGGTAGGTGCGGGTCAAGGTGGCGCGGCGCACGGGCGGGTTCTCTCGGTGCAGGGTGGCGGGGTTAGCGTCGTTCGCGGGACGGGAGGATAAGCAGCGGGATCATCCAGGCCAGTGCGATGCACAGCAGGCCGCCGATGAAGACGAACGCTTGCCCGGTCGGTGCGGAGAACGCGGCACCGAGGAGCCAGATCCCGAACAGCAGCAACCCCATGGTGAGGGTGAAGGTAAAGGCGGTCTTCATCGCAGGTCCAATCGGTGCAGCGGGGCGAGTAGCGGATATGAGTATCCATCGTATGATGGATTCATCAATCGGGAGGTGTTGTTGTGGCAGACACGTGGGATGCGCAGCGTCCGTTGTATGAGGTGAAGGCAAACCTGTTCAAGGGGCTCTCGCACCCGGTCCGGGTGCGAGTGCTGGAAGTGCTGTGCTCACAGCCGGAGACGTCGGTGTCGGAACTGCTGGCGGACACGGGCCTCGAGGCGTCGCATCTGTCGCAGCATCTGTCCGTGCTCCGCAAGCACCATCTTGTTGCTGCCGAACGCCGGGGAAGCCTGGTGTTCTACCGGGTGGCGCATCCGCAGGTCGTGGATCTTCTCAGCGCGGCCCGCGCGTTTCTGACCGAGGTGCTGCACACGACGCAGCAGCAGCTGGTGTCCGCGGTGTCCCTCCCCGACATTTCACGTCCCGGCGCGGCATGAGAAGTCCGGGGGCCCGCTGATGGCGCGAGGGCTGGCCGGGTTGTGGCCGCGGCGGGCGGACTACCGGGAGGTCCCGCGGTCGTGGCGGCGTGATGTGCTCGCCGGGGTGACGGTCGGGGTCGTGGCGTTGCCCCTCGCGTTGGCGTTCGGAGTGTCCTCGGGTGCCGGTGCCGCGTCCGGGTTGGTGACGGCGATCATCGCCGGGGTCATCGCTGCTGTCTTCGGTGGATCGAACGTGCAGGTCTCCGGCCCGACGGGTGCGATGGTCGTCGTCCTCGGACCGGTGATCGCCGCTCACGGGCTCACCGTCCTGCCCGTGGTGTGCGTGATGGCTGGGGGCATTGTGCTCCTCGCGGGCCTGCTGCGCCTGGGGAACGCGGTGACGTTCATCCCGTGGCCGGTCATCGAGGGCTTCACGTTGGGGATCGCGGTCATCATCTTCCTGCAGCAGATCCCGGCCGCTCTCGGCGTGCCCGCAGGTCCCAGCAGCAACGCCGCCGTCGCCGCCATAGAAGCCGCCGGCACGGTGGATCTGCCCACAATGTGGTGGTCACTCGCCATCGCCGGTACGGTCGCGGCGATCATGGTGCTGGCCCCGAAACTGCACCGGGCGCTCCCCGGCTCGATTATCGCGATCATCGTCGTCACCGTGCTGGTTGTGGTGTTCCAGGTTCCGGTGCCGTCGATCGGGGAGCTCCCGGCATCGCTGCCCGCCCCACTCCTTCCGGTCGCAGACCCCGCAACGGTACTCGCGCTGATGGGGCCGGCGTGCACGATCGCCGCTCTCGCGGCGATCGAATCGCTGCTGTCCGCCCGGGTCGCCGCCTCGATCTCCGACACCGGCCCCTACGATGCGGACCGGGAACTCGTCGGGCAAGGCCTCGCCTCCCTCGGTTCCGGACTGTTCGGAGGCATGCCCGCAACGGGGGCGATCGCCCGCACCGCAGTGAACATCCGATCCGGTGCCCGCACCCGGGTCGCCGCGATTGTCCACTCCCTGATCCTGCTCGTCGTCGTCTACGCGGCAAGCACCGTCGTATCCACGATCCCGCTGGCTGCGCTGTCGGGGGTGCTGATGGTGACCGCGACCCGAATGATCTCCCTCACCACGATCCGCACGATTCTCCGCTCCACCCGCTCCGACGCGCTCGTGTTCGTGGTCACCGCGGTGATCACCGTGAGCGTGGATCTCATCTACGCCGTCGGAATTGGGGTCCTCGCCGCCGCGTTCTTCACGTTGCGTCGCCTTGCGATCTCTGCCGGCGTGCACCGGGAAGAACTCCCCGCGCCTGCGGAGCCCGGGGACGATCGCAT
This DNA window, taken from Leucobacter tenebrionis, encodes the following:
- a CDS encoding AAA family ATPase; translated protein: MTADEVSVNLGDATPRRLLVDWANGQDAWVRQLTAETILSRQAPSDALLDAAYATFLAEKGLGDGDAPEIPKLELAAADAAEEDTLELVSLANIEGVNALAADQELGFDSELTVLFGQNGSGKTGYARILKRISAVRTAEDILPNAHAVHLDTPPSPSADIAYRLSGTESSVRWRDEAGLAPFTRISVFDASAVSLHVDSDLGYVYTPAELALFAHVATGIQGVQQRIAAEVSTLAPGSNPLLSRFTRGTKVYPVIETLGATTELAELDALATLPKDAESDRERLESEVAALRSNSLDAILSSSQEAERQLTRLLGVLNVAQNFDAAAYETARSKLEQAEQRRAEAREQLFSQDELPGPADEEWQEFIVAGESYRQHLGREHYPATGDSCLYCMQELSPTALNLLTRYRTFLDETLIRQVQDANAALAASKFAVNEAELARAIEFASEQKDCEKPPAWASQACEVLGAIRAIAEETADGQPVAPSSLREDARALATAVSTELESTSAAVRQMADDKANAATALAEKQKAVAELIARIELNRNLAGAREYVRRARRAQQLEKLSRVISNGASKQLTVQSKLASEDLVNKNFETLFAEECARLRAPQVALRFQGRSGQAQRKKAVASYKPSAVLSEGEQKVLALADFLAESRMRGTKAPLIFDDPVTSLDYRRLDEVAARIQNLAETHQVVVLTHNIMFASALIAARQNKKLRTRIYEVRDGGAAKGILAPDVEPRLDTPADLAKRINAKLQEMPSAEPVVQDALIKETYDLIRAWCEAFVEQELLQNVTQRYRKNIMMTRLSKIDSSRLDDAIAVIEPLFDRACERMTGHSHAAEYMSTKPTVGDVQEDWERAKAARSAYIAS
- the istB gene encoding IS21-like element helper ATPase IstB, translated to MPTKPAPNLALPRRRGLTEEAARTAVDQACRMLRLPTVRAQFPDTADQAAAQQMSYSGFLAELLIAECDDRARRRSERRIRAAQFPREKSLRTFDFDANPNIDPALIHTLAKCDWVAKGQPVCLIGDSGTGKSHLLIALGTEAAMAGYRVKYTLATKLANELVEAPDELVLSKTIARYGRVDLLCIDELGYMQLDRRGAELLFQVLTEREEKNSVAIASNESFAGWTKTFTDPRLCAAIVDRLTFGAAIIETGTDSYRLAHARQALGR
- a CDS encoding SulP family inorganic anion transporter → MARGLAGLWPRRADYREVPRSWRRDVLAGVTVGVVALPLALAFGVSSGAGAASGLVTAIIAGVIAAVFGGSNVQVSGPTGAMVVVLGPVIAAHGLTVLPVVCVMAGGIVLLAGLLRLGNAVTFIPWPVIEGFTLGIAVIIFLQQIPAALGVPAGPSSNAAVAAIEAAGTVDLPTMWWSLAIAGTVAAIMVLAPKLHRALPGSIIAIIVVTVLVVVFQVPVPSIGELPASLPAPLLPVADPATVLALMGPACTIAALAAIESLLSARVAASISDTGPYDADRELVGQGLASLGSGLFGGMPATGAIARTAVNIRSGARTRVAAIVHSLILLVVVYAASTVVSTIPLAALSGVLMVTATRMISLTTIRTILRSTRSDALVFVVTAVITVSVDLIYAVGIGVLAAAFFTLRRLAISAGVHREELPAPAEPGDDRIALFRLDGALFFGAAERIVARIGTIQNVTVVILRLSGLQVLDATGAQVLTELVHTLERRGITVLIKGIPPKHLQLATRVGVIASLRHHNHLYTDLDPAIAHARSHIHRARTQDATTRRGHQNGASDA
- a CDS encoding DNA-processing protein DprA, translating into MAGGAYGIDAAHRAALATGGQTLAVMVGGLDRLYPSGNRELLARVGDLGLLASEMPPGSAPTKWRFLARNRILGALSGATVVVEAGYRSSSLNVAARAAQLGRPVGAVPGPVTSVSSAGTHRLLRQGVASLVTDAADISALFGSADENSQTFSRDPSVSHPMRRPPRSL
- a CDS encoding ArsR/SmtB family transcription factor, whose translation is MADTWDAQRPLYEVKANLFKGLSHPVRVRVLEVLCSQPETSVSELLADTGLEASHLSQHLSVLRKHHLVAAERRGSLVFYRVAHPQVVDLLSAARAFLTEVLHTTQQQLVSAVSLPDISRPGAA